The DNA region CACTTCCGCACGGACGCCGTCACCGGCCGCCCGGTTCTGCCCGGGATCGAGTTCGCATCCGACCGATCCCCTACCTGACGAGCCGTTAGACTCGGCCGACGTGTTCGAGGAGGGGGATCCACCGATGAAGCACCGTCCGTTCGTGGCCGGGGCGGCCGCCGTAGCCGTAGCCGTAGCACTGCTCGCCACCGCCTGCCGGTCGAACGTCGGGACCGGTCCGCGGGAGGCGCCGGAGCAGCCCGCGGCCCACGCGCCCTCCGCGATGCCGGCGGCACCCGGGGCCGAGGACGGCGCGGCGGCCTTCGCCCGGTACGTCGAAGGGCACGGGACGGCGGAGCAGCGGGCGGCCGTCCTGGGCCATGTCACCCGGCTGAACCGCTCCGTGCCGCAGGACGACCACGTCAACACCTATCTGGCCACCGACCACCCGGAGGCGGTGGACTCCCGGACCCGGGCCATCGTCCGCGCCTACCTGGACTGGGCCGGGCCGGGCGACCCGGCCCGGATGCTCGTCCTCTACAACGCCTCCGGCGCCGTCATGGGCGCGGTCCGCGTCGCCGACTGGCGCTGATCCCACCGCTCTTCAGGCCACCCGCTCGCCGCTCGGGTCGCGGCGGTCCGCCCCGCCGCCCGCCATGGCGTCGCGGACGCCCCGCGAGAGGCGTTCGGCTATCGCCGCGACCACGGTGCGCGGGCGGCGCGGGGCCAGGTGGGCGCTGACCTTGTTCGCGAGGCCGGGGACGGCGTAGGAGCGGTCGGCGTCGAACGCCCGCAGCGCCGCCCGGACGACCGGCTCGGGGGTCGCGAAGCCGCCCGTGACGGCGGCCTTCCTCGTCCCGATGACGTTGAAGAACTCGGTCTCCACCGGCCCGGGGCAGAAGGCGAGGACGCGGATGCCGCGCCGCCGGTACTCCTGGCGGAGCGCGAGGCTGAAGTTGAGCACGAAGGTCTTGGACGCGCCGTAGACGGCGAAGTAGGGCGTCGGCTGGAAGCCCGCCGTGGAGGCCACGTTGATCACCCCGCCGCGGCCGCGGGCGAGCATGCCGGGCAGCAGTTCGTGGGTGAGGTCGACGAGCGAGACGACGTTGACCATCAGCTGGTCGTGGTCGCGCCGCCCGTCGATCGTCTCGAACGGGCCGCAGGTGCCGAATCCGGCGTTGTTGACCAGCAGGTCCACGGCCAGCCCCCGGTCGGCGAGTTCGGCGCCGACGCGGCGGCCGGCGTCCGGCTCGGAGAGGTCCTGGACGAGGACGTGGGCGGTGACGCCGTGGGCCTCGCCGAGGCGCTCGGCGAGGTCGTGCAGGCGGTCGGCGGAGCGGGCGACGAGGACGAGGTCGTGGCCGCGCGCGGCGAGCTGGGCGGCGAACTCCGCACCGAGGCCGGAGGACGCGCCGGTGATCAAAGCGGTGGTGCGCACAGTGGTGCTCCTTCTCCCGTGGACCGTGCGGAGCCGGGTACGGCGCTCCGCTATCTGTGACACCACAGTATCGAATGGAGGCAGATCTGCAACACTGATGTGTCAGTTATTTGCGAAGCGACTCCCCCGCTGTACCGTTTCGGGGTACGACCGAGCTGGAGGCAACAGATGAGCAAGACGGCTGGCCGCCCCCTGCGCGCCGACGCGGAGCGCAGCGTCCGCGCGATCCTGGCCGCCGCGGAGCGCGTCCTGGCCGAGAACCCCGGCGCGTCCATGGAGCAGATCGCGGAGGCCGCCGGGGTCACCCGGACCACCGTCCACCGGCGGTTCGCCAACCGGCAGGCGCTCGTGGACGCACTGGCCACCGAGGCGGCGGCGAAGCTCGCGGAGGCCATCGAGGACGGGCACCCCGAGACCGCGCCGCCGCTCGTCGCGCTGCACCGCGCCACCGCCAACGTGCTCCGGGTCAAGGGCGCCTGGGGCTTCGCCCTCGGGCCCGCGGCCGCCGAGAGCGAGCAGGCCGTCCGGACGCACCGGGAGATCGCGCGCCGCTGCACCGAACTGCTCGGCCGGCTCCGGTCCCAGGGCGTGATCGCCCCGGACGCCGACCTGGAGTGGGTCCGCCGCGTCTTCTACGCCCTCATCGGCGAAGTCCTGCACGGCGAGACGCTGCACGGCGCGCACGCCGCCGACCCGGCCGCCGTCCCGGCCCCCGACGCGGCCGCCGACCCCGAGGCGCTCGCGGCCAGGATCGTCGACACCCTCCTCCACGGCGTCGGCCCGCGCACCCGCCACTGACCCCGGGGCGCACGCCACTGACCCCGGGGCGCACGCCGCCGAACTCCCGTCAGTGGCAGGCCTGCTGCGCCTGCTCGGCCCGCACCGTCTCCACCAACCGGGCCGCTGCGCGCTTCTGGGCGTCCAGGGCCGAGGCGTCGGGCCGCGGGGGATAGATGCTCAGATCCAGCATCACATTGACCAGGGCCACCCGGGTCGGATCCCCCTCGCAGAAGTCCATCACCGCGGCGCCGCCCGGATCCGCCACGACACCGCGCCCGGCCAGTTCACCGACGGGAGTCTCGTCGGGCGAACCGGTGGCATCGGCCGACTCGCCCATCACCCGGACAGTGACGGCCTCCTCGCCGTCCACCTTGATCACACAGGTCCGCAGAACGCCCTCGCCTTCGCCTTCGCCTTCGCCGACCGGCTTCTCCCGCCGTTCCTCGGTGCCCGCACGACCCTTCGGCAACAGGGTGTCGAGCGGGGTCCCGGCCTCCCGCTTCAGCCCGCAGAGCGTCTGCTTCACCACCGGCCCGTCGTCGGCACCGACCAGGACCACGCCGCCGGCCACCGCCGCGACCAGGGCGAGGGCACCGCCGACCAGCGCCCAGCGAGGGGCCGTCGGACGACGCCTCCCGCCGTCCGCCGACTCGACCACGCCGACCGGCCCGCTCGCATCCACCGGCCCGCTCGCGTCCACCGCGTCGGCGGACCGCGCTATCGACCCGGCCTGCTCGGCAACCGGTTCACGCTCCATGGGGGCACTCCCTCTCGCGCCGGGAACCCGCCCGCGCACCAGCCTTGATCAACAGTGAGGCGCAGGCTACCGGACCGGCCCGGCGCCCCGGGAAGCACTTTCGGACCGGCTCGACCCCGGAGCCGGGCGCCCAACTGCCAGTTGTCGCATGATAATCATCTATCTCCCTCTATCGAGGGAACTATCGCCCTTGTCCACATTTTCTCGGCCAGGCGGGGGAACATCAGCACGTCCGCGCCCGAACCATCCCCCGGTCGGGCGGCAGCACCCCGGCCCCTGGATCAGCCCGTGACTACCTCCGCCCCCGTGTGGGACTGCCCCTTCAACCACACCGACGGCCTGGAGTTCGACCCCCTCCTCAAGCGCCTGCTCACCGAGGAGCCGATCGCCAGGATCCGTCTCCCGCACGGCGAGGGCGAGGCCTGGCTGGCCACCCGCTACGAGGACGTCCGCGTCGTCACCACCGACCGGCGGTTCAGCCGGGCCGCCGGCATCGGCCGCGACCTGCCCCGGATGACGCCCGCCCCGATCGCCCAGGTCGAGTCGATCAACCTGATGGACCCGCCGGCCCACAACCGGCTCCGCCGCCTGGTCGCGCAGGGCTTCACCAACCGCCAGGTCGAGCGGATGCGTTCCCACACCCAGGGCGTCGTCGACGGCTACCTGGACGGCATGGAGGAGCACGGGGCCCCCGCCGACCTCGTCCACCACCTCTCCAGCCGGCTCCCGCTCACCACCATCTGCGAGCTGCTGGAGATCCCGGAGCAGGACCGCGCCGAACTCCGCGGCCACGCCGTCGCGATGATGTCGATGGGGCCCGGCAGCGGCGCCGGCCAGGTCGACGCCAAGGCCGCCCTGCGCGACTACTTCGCCGAACTCACCGCGGCCCGCCGGCGCTCGCCCGGCGAGGACCTGATCAGCGCGCTCGCCACCGCCCGGGACGGCGCCGAACTGCTGGACGACGACGAACTCGCCGTCATGGCCATGGTCCTGCTGGTCACCGGCCACGACACCAGCACCTACCAGCTCTCCAACATCACCTACACCCTGCTGACCCACCCCGAGCAGCTCGCCAAGCTGCGCGCCCAGCCGGAGCTGCTGCCGCGCGCCCTGGAGGAGCTGCTCCGCTTCATCCCGTTCCGGCAGGGCGTCGGCATCGCCCGGGTCGCCACCGAGGACGTCGAGCTGGGCGGCGTGCTGATCCGCGCCGGCGAGCCGGTGCACGTCTCCTACCTGGCCGCCAACCGGGACCCGGCGATGTTCGAGCGGCCCGACGAGCTGGACCTCGACCGCGGCAGCGCCAACCACATGACCTTCGGCTACGGCACCCACCACTGCCTCGGCGCCCACCTGGCCCGGATGGAGCTCCAGGTCGCCATCGGCACCCTGCTGCGGCGCTTCCCCGGGCTGCGGCTCGCCGTCCCGCCCGCCGAGCTGGACTGGCGGACCGGCTCGATCTGGCGCTACCCGCAGACCCTCCCGGTCGCCTGGTGACCATCCCCCCGCCGCCCCGTCCCCGGCAGTCGCGCCGGCCGCCCCCGCCGCGGCACTAGCTTCCCCCGCCGCCGCCCCCGGCCGCCGACCCGGCGGCACCGCGCCGGCCCGCCCGCGCGGCGGTGCCCGTCAGACGCATCCGCGGGCCACCGCCCGCGCCAATCCACCGCCCCGCCCGGGCCACCAGGGGAGTCCACCCATGGCAACACTCTGCCGACCCGCCATCGCCGTGCCCGAGCACGTCATCACCCTCGACGAGACCCTCGACCTGGCCCGCACCCTGCACGCCGACCACCCACAACTCGGCCTCGCCCTGCGGCTGATCGAGAACACCGGGGTGCGGACCCGGCACCTCGTCCAGCCCATCGAGAAGACCCTGGACCACCCGGGCTTCACCGTGCGCAACACCGTCTACGAGCGCGAGGCCAAGCGCCGCGTCCCCGAGGTGGTCGAGCGCGCGCTCGGCCACGCCGAGCTCGCGGCCCGGGACATCGACCTGATCCTCTACGTCTCCTGCACCGGCTTCATGATGCCCTCGCTGACGGCATGGCTGATCAACACCATGGGCTTCCGCTCCGACACCCGGCAACTGCCGATCGCCCAGCTCGGCTGCGCGGCCGGCGGCGCCGCCGTCAACCGGGCGCACGACTTCTGCCGCGCCTACCCCGGCGCCAACGTGCTGATCGTGGCCTGCGAGTTCTGCTCGCTCTGCTACCAGCCCACCGACATCGGCGTCGGCTCGCTGCTCTCCAACGGCCTGTTCGGCGACGCGATCGCGGCCGCCGTGCTGCGCGGGCGCGGCGGCGCCGGCATCCACCTGGAGCGGAACGGCTCGCACCTCGTCCCCGACACCGAGGACTGGATCTCCTACGGGGTCAAGGACACCGGCTTCCACTTCCAGCTCGACAAGCGCGTCCCCGGCACCATGGAGATGCTCGCCCCCGCCCTGCGGGCGCTCGCCACCGACCACGCCTGGGACATCTCCGGCCTCGGCTTCTACATCGTCCACGCCGGCGGCCCGCGCATCCTCGACGACCTCTGCCACTTCCTCAACCTGGAGCCGGCCGCCTTCCGGTTCTCCCGCGCGACGCTCACCGAGCGCGGCAACATCGCCAGCGCCGTCGTCTTCGACGCACTGGCCCGGCTGTTCGAGGAGGGCGAGGTCACCGAGGGCACCCAGGGGCTGATCGCGGGCTTCGGCCCCGGCATCACCGCCGAGATCTCGCTGGGCAGTTGGGTCGGCGCGCCGCTGGAGGCCGTGGTCCCGCGCCGGCCCCGGGCGATCGACGCCGCGGAGCTGACGCTGGCTCACCCGACGGCCCCCCTGCTGCGCCCGGCCGGGACTACGATCACCGAATGACCGATACCACGGACCGCAAGGGCGCCACTTCCAGAGCCGACCGGACCGCCCGGATCCCCCGGACCGCCTCGGGGGACCGGACCGCCGCGCCGGGCGCCGACACCGACCCGGCCACCACGGCCACCGGGACGGCGGGGGCCGCCGACCGGACCGCCGAGCTGGCCGCCCTCTTCCCCGCGCTGCACGCGCCGCAGTACTGGACCTGGGGCCGCTACGACGCGCAGTTCTCCACGGTGCTGCCGCCGGACGAACTGGTCACCAACATCCACCTGGTGGGCTTCACCGACGACGGCCGGGTGGTGCTCTGCCGCGACGAGCGCGACCACTGGTTCCTGCCCGGCGGCACCCGCGAGGACCGCGAGTCCGTCGAGTCCTGCCTGGTCCGCGAGCTGCGCGAGGAGGCCGGCGCCCGACTGCTCGGCGAGCCGGTCTGGCTGGGGGCGCACCACTGCGTGACCGAGGACGCCGAGCCGTACCGGCCGTGGCAGCCGCACCCCGAGAAGGCCTGGCTCTGGGGCTGGGCGGAGATCGTGGTCGACTCCGAGCCGACCAACCCGGACGACGGCGAGCAGGTGGTCGAGGTCCGGGCGGTGGAGCCGGCCGAGGCGCAGCGGCTGCTGCTGGACGGCCACGACGCCTGGTGGGGCGAGCTCATCGGCCTGGCGATGGAGCTGCGGGAGCGCCCTTCCGGACGCTGAGCACGCGCCGACCGGGGCCCGCTACCCGTCCGCCCGGCCGCGGGGATATTCCCGCAGGACTCGAAGATCACCGGAATGGCTCAGCAGCGGACCGTGATGTCCGATATGCGGTGGTATGACTCAAGAGAACTCGGGTCCGCACCGACGGGAGCGTCATGGACAACTACCCGCTGCTCAACATCTTCTGGACGATGCTGGAGCTGTTCCTCTGGATCCTCTGGTTCTTCCTGCTGTTCAAGATCATCACGGACATCTTCCGCAGCCACGACATCGGCGGCTGGGCCAAGGCCGGCTGGCTGATCCTGGTGATCCTGGTGCCACTGATCGGCGTGCTCATCTACGTCATCGCCCGCGGGAAGAGCATGGGCGAACGCGACGTCGCCCAGGCCAAGCAGTCCGAGGCCGCGTTCAAGAGCTACATCCGGGAGGCCGCCGCGGACGGCACGCCCGCGGGCGAGGGTCCGCCCGGCGGCCGCAGCCACGTCGACGACCTGGCCAAACTGGCCGAGCTGAAGTCCAGCGGGGCCATCTCGGACGAGGAGTACCGGAAGGCCAAGGAGAAGATCCTGGCGTGAGCGGGCGGGGTCCTGGCGGGCCTGTGCGCCGGCCGGTGCGCGGGCCCGTCCGAGCACGCCGACGGCCCCGAGTGCGCCGACGGCCCCGGGCCGACGGGCGGGGAGGACCCGCCCGGTCGGCCCGGGGCCGTCCGGGTCTCAGCGCCGCCCGGAACGCCGGTCGCCGGACCCCCGGCCCTGCTGGTCACCGCCGGTCAGCCCGGCCCGGCGCAGCGCGTCCGCCATGGCGCTGTTGCCCGCCGGGGCCGGAGCGCCGGAGGTGCCGCCCGACCCGCGCCGGTCCTGGCGCGGCGGCCGGCCGCCGCCCGCCTGCCGCTGGCGGCCGCCCTGCTCGCCCGGACCGCGGCGCTCACCGCCGCGCTCGCCACCGCGGTCGCCACCGCGGTCCCCGCCACCGCGTCCGACCTCGTCGTCCAGCCGCAGCGTGAGCCCGATCCGCTTGCGCGGCACGTCCACCGTGGTGACCCGGACGGTCACGATGTCGCCCGGCTTGACCACCTCGCGCGGGTCCTTGACGAAGTTCCGCGACAGCGCCGACACGTGCACCAGCCCGTCCTGGTGGACGCCCACGTCCACGAAGGCGCCGAACGCGGCGACGTTGGTCACCACGCCCTCCAGCACCATGCCGACCTCCAGGTCGCCGATCTTGTCGACGCCCTCCTTGAAGGTCGCGGTGCGGAACGCCGGACGCGGGTCGCGGCCCGGCTTGTCCAGCTCGCCCAGGATGTCGGTGACGGTCGGGATGCCGAAGGTGTCGTCGGCGAAGTCGCCCGGCCGCAGCGCCCGCAGCCGGGTGCCGTTGCCGATCAGCTCGCGCAGCTCCCCGCCGGTCGCGGCGAGGATCCGCCGCACCACCGGGTACGCCTCGGGGTGGACGCTGGAGGCGTCCAGCGGGTCGTCGCCGTCCGGGATCCGCAGGAAGCCCGCACACTGCTCGAAGGCCTTCGGCCCGAGCCTGGCCACGTCCTTGAGCGACCTGCGGGTGCGGAACGGCCCGTTGGCGTCACGGTGCGCCACGATGTTGTCGGCGAGCGTGCCGGTGATGCCCGACACCCGCGTGAGCAGCGGCGCGGAGGCGGTGTTGACGTCCACCCCGACCGCGTTCACGCAGTCCTCGACCACCGCGTCCAGCGAGCGGGAGAGCTTCACCTCGCTGAGGTCGTGCTGGTACTGGCCGACGCCGATCGACTTGGGGTCGATCTTGACCAGCTCGGCCAGCGGGTCCTGGAGCCGGCGGGCGATCGAGACCGCGCCGCGGATCGACACGTCCAGCTCGGGCAGCTCCTGCGAGGCGAACGCGGAGGCCGAGTAGACCGAGGCGCCGGCCTCGCTGACCATCGCCTTGGTGAGCCCCAGCTCCGGGTGGCGCTTGAGGAGGTCCTCGGCGAGCTTGTCCGTCTCGCGGGAGGCGGTGCCGTTGCCGATCGCGACCAGGTCGACGGAGTGCTTCTTCGCCAGCGCCGCCAGGGTGGCCAGCGCGGCGTCCCACTTGTTGGCCGGCTGGTGCGGGTAGATCGTGTCGTACGCGAGCACCTTGCCGGTGGCGTCCACGACCGCCACCTTCACCCCGGTCCGGAAGCCCGGGTCCAGGCCCATGGTGGCGCGGGTGCCCGCCGGGGCGGCGAGCAGCAGGTCGCGCAGGTTGGCGGCGAAGACGCGCACCGCCTCGTCCTCGGCCTCCTGGCGCAGCCGGCCGCGCAGGTCGATGCCGAGCCGGACCAGGATGCGGGTGCGCCAGGCCCAGCGGACGGTGTCGCCGAGCCACTTGTCGGCCGGGCGGCCGTGGTCGGCGATCCCGAACCGGGCGGCGATCCGCTGCTCGTAGTCGCCGGCGCCGGGCAGGTCGCCGGTCTCCTCGCCGTCGTACGGGGAGAGGTCGAGGTCCAGCACCTCCTCCTTCTCGCCGCGCAGCATCGCCAGGATGCGGTGCGAGGGGAGCCGGGTGTAGGGCTCGGAGAAGTCGAAGTAGTCGGCGAACTTGGCGCCCTCCTGCTCCTTGCCCTCGCGGACGGTGGCGACCATCCGGCCGCGCGTCCACATCCGCTCGCGCAGCGAACCGACCAGGTCGGCGTCCTCACCGAACCGCTCGACCAGGATCGCCCGGGCACCCTCCAGCGCGGCGGACGCGTCGGCGACGGCCTCGTTGAGGAACTGCGGGGCGAGCGCCGCCGGGTCCTGCGAGGGGTCGGCGAGCAGCGTGTCCGCGAGCGGCTCCAGCCCGGCCTCGCGGGCGATCTGCGCCTTGGTGCGCCGCTTCGGCTTGAACGGCAGGTAGATGTCCTCCAGCCGCGCCTTGGAGTCGGCGGCGAGGACCTGCGCGCGGAGCGCGTCGTCCAGCTTGCCCTGCGCGTCGATCGACTCCAGGACGGCGGTGCGGCGCTCCTCCAGTTCGCGGAGGTACCGGAGCCGCTCCTCCAGCGTGCGCAGCTGCGCGTCGTCCAGCGAGCCGGTGGCCTCCTTGCGGTAGCGGGCCACGAACGGGACCGTCGCACCGCCGTCCAGCAGGTCGACCGCCGCCTTCACCTGCCCGTCGCGGACGCCCAGTTCCTCGGCGATCTTCCGCTCGATCGCCTGCTGGGCCTGTCGGGCCGCCTGTTCGACTGGCGTGGTCACGAAGCCGGTCACCTTCTTCAGAGTTGCTGTCCGTACCCCCGCATTCTGGCAGCTGCCGACGACACCCCGGTCGGCCCCCGCCAACCCGGGCGTGGCGCGCGGACGGCGGGGCCGGCGGGGAGGCCCGCGGGGGACGGGCGTCGGACCGGGCGGCGGACCGGCGGACGGGCGGGATCAGTGCCCGTCGTCGACCGTGCGGTCGGGGCGCCCGCTCTCGGAGATCAGGATCAGGTGGCTCTCCGTCCCGGTCACCACCCGCAGCCGGTCCGCCGACTCCCAGGAGACCTCGCGCAGGGAGTTCCAGTCGCCGTCGACGAAGGCGACGTGCCACCGGCGGGTGGTCAGCCCCGATCCCTCGTCGACGGAGACGTACCAGAACGGGTCGATCATCGCGCGCCCCTCCTCGACCACCAGCCGGCGGTCGGGGCGTCCGGGCGCCGGCTCGCTGCGGATCTCCGCCGGAGCGTCCTCGGCCATGATCCAGACCGGCACGGAGAGCAGCAGCAGGCAGCCCGCGAGGCCGGCGAGGACGGTCCGGACCCACACGTTCCACCGCAGCAGCACCATCGCGACGAGGAACAGCACCAGCGCCGAGGTCATGAAACCCAGCCCGTGGTCCAGGAGGTCGCGAAGCACCACCAGCCCGCCGGAACGGTGGTTGACCCGGCCGGCGGCGGCGGCTCCGACCAGTACCGCCGCACCTCCGAGCGCCCCCCACGAAACCCAACGCCCCCATGAAGTCTTCACGATCCCACCCTAGTGTTCGAAAAGGGCGCGATCACCGGTCGGACCAGGCGTACAGTGCCGGGCATGTGCGCAGCCGCCCGGACGCCCGACCGCATGCACGACGACGAACCCGACATCGACACCGGCCTGGTCCGACGGTTGATCGCCGCTCAGTTCCCGCAGTGGAAGGGGCTTCCGCTGCAACGGGTCGCCCTCACCGGGACGGACAACGCGATGTTCCGGCTCGGCACGGAGCTCGCCGTCCGCCTCCCGAGAGCCGGGTGGGCCGCCGACGGCGTCACGCGCGAGCAGTCCTGGCTGCCCCGGCTCGCCCCCCGCCTCCCGGTCCCCGTCCCCGAACCGCTCGGCCACGGCCGCCCCACCTCCGGCTACCTCTGGAACTGGTCGGTGCTGCGCTGGCTGGACGGTGCCAACCCGACCGTCGGGTCGATCGCCGAACCCGTCCGACTCGCCCAGGAACTGGCGGGGTTCATCACCGCGCTGCGCAGCGTCGAGCCCGCCCCGGACGCCCCGGCGGCCTCCCGGGGGACACCGCTCGCGACCCGCGACGCCGCCACCCGGGCGGCCATCGGCCGGCTCCGTGGGATGATCGACACGGATGCCGCAACCGCCTTATGGGACAAGGCCCTTCGCATCCCGGAGCGGTCCGGCCCGGCCGGCTGGATCCACGGCGACCTGTCCCCCGGCAACCTCCTGGTCAACGGCCACCGCCTGTCCGCCGTCCTCGACTTCGGCCTGATGGGGGTCGGCGATCCGACCGTCGACCTGATCGCCGCCTGGACCCTCCTCCCCGGCAGCGCCCGGCCCGCCTTCCGCACGGCGCTCGCCGCCGACGACGAGGCCTGGGAACGCGGCCGCGCCCGGGCCCTGTCCATCGCGCTCGTCCAACTGCCCTACTACCGCACCACGAACCCGCCCCTGGCGGCCAACGCCCGCCACGTCATCCGGGAGGTGCTGGCGGACCGCAGCGTGTGAGCCGCGTCCGCCCGCCCGCGCGGAACCACCCGCGACGCGCACCCGCTCGCGCCGCACCGCACCGCACCGCCCGCAAGGTGCCGCCCACGACGCACCGCCCGGCACGCCCGGGCGGCCTCGCGCTACATGATCCGGGTCGGCTCCGCAGCCCCCGGCGGGAGCGGCCGGCGAGCGGCCTCCGACTGCCAGGACCCGGCCAGTTCGGCGGGGAAGCGGCGGCCGCTGCGGGTCAGCACCAGGCCCGGCGCGAGTTCGACCTCGTCGCCCGGCCGGAACGGGTGGTCGCTCCCGGGCCGCAACCGCGCCCAGGGGCCCAGCCTCCCGTGCCGGCCGGCCGCGCGGATCCGGCTGCCGTAGGTGCTGGTGTCCCGCACCACCACCGAGCCGCCGCGCACCGACACCACCACATGCCGGCGGCTCACCCGGGCGGCGAGCACCGGCGGGAGCAGCGCGTGCAGCGCGATGCCGTCGGCCTCTCCGGGGGCCCGCCCGACCGTCGTCCGCGAGCCCTCGTCGAGCGTGTACCGGGCCACGCACTCGGCGTCGACGACCACCTTCACCTGCGCGGTGCCCGGCCGGACGCCGTCGTCGAGCAGCGGGGTGCCGTGCAGTTCGCAGGTCGGCACGCCCCGGCGCATCCGCGGGAGCATCACCCGGCCCCCGCTGCGGACGCTGTAGAGGGTGCAGCGCCGCTCGGGGCAGCGCCAGGCCCGGCCGACGACCTCGACCAGCGGCTTGCGGGCCGGGGTGAGCAGCCCCTGCTTCTTCAGCGCGGACAGCTCCATCTTCTTCGAGATCTCCGCGCCCGTCCGGTGGCCCATGTCGAGCGGCACCAGCCGCACCGTGCCCTTCCGGGCCGGCTCGGGCTTCAGGAACTGCCAGGTGTTGCCCTGGATCCAGGGGTGTTCGAGGCGGAAGTCGTCGTAGTGGTCGCCGGTGACGACCTGGATGCCGGTCATGCCGGCGATCTCCAGGACGCGTTCGTCGGCGTCCGGCACCTCCTCCACCAGGCCGGCGGCGACCCACCGCCGCAGCGTCCGGACGTCCGCCTGCTCGGTGAACTCCTTCCGGCCGCCCAGCAGGCTGCGGTCCGCGACCAGGTAGACGGAGACGTCCCGGTCCCCGGTGAGCCGGACCAGGGCCTGGATCACCAGGTGCAGCCGGTGCAGCGAGCGCGGGGCGGGGCCGCCGAGGCCGGTCTGGCAGGCGATGTTCGACAGTTCGACCAGGTAGTCGGCGCGATCGGCCGAGGTCGCGAGGTTGCGCTCCAAGGGACCTCCGTGGTCGCCGTGGTCACGGTGCTCCGCCGACGGGGCTGATGATCCGTCAGACCCACTCCGTCATGTCCATCATGGCGCACCGGCCACCTCCGACGGGAGACCCGGGGAGCGGCCGGAGGGCGGACGGGGAGCGCCCGGGCAGCGCCCGGCGGATCACCCTGGCGCCGGCGGGCCGCAGCCACCGGGGTGACCACGGCCACGGCGGGTGGCCGCGGCTTCGGCGGGCGGCCCCGGGCGGCCGCAGGCGGGCGGCGGTCCGCTCGGAGGGTCGCGCCTCAGCCCCGGCCGAGGGCCGCGCGGGCTTCGTCGATCGACTCCTGGACGGCCTTGGCGCCCGCCCCGGCGGCCAGGTCGGCGGCCTCGTCGAGCAGCGCGAGCCCGTCGGCGGGGCGGCCCTCGGCA from Kitasatospora sp. NBC_00458 includes:
- a CDS encoding aminoglycoside phosphotransferase family protein produces the protein MCAAARTPDRMHDDEPDIDTGLVRRLIAAQFPQWKGLPLQRVALTGTDNAMFRLGTELAVRLPRAGWAADGVTREQSWLPRLAPRLPVPVPEPLGHGRPTSGYLWNWSVLRWLDGANPTVGSIAEPVRLAQELAGFITALRSVEPAPDAPAASRGTPLATRDAATRAAIGRLRGMIDTDAATALWDKALRIPERSGPAGWIHGDLSPGNLLVNGHRLSAVLDFGLMGVGDPTVDLIAAWTLLPGSARPAFRTALAADDEAWERGRARALSIALVQLPYYRTTNPPLAANARHVIREVLADRSV
- a CDS encoding FHA domain-containing protein, yielding MERNLATSADRADYLVELSNIACQTGLGGPAPRSLHRLHLVIQALVRLTGDRDVSVYLVADRSLLGGRKEFTEQADVRTLRRWVAAGLVEEVPDADERVLEIAGMTGIQVVTGDHYDDFRLEHPWIQGNTWQFLKPEPARKGTVRLVPLDMGHRTGAEISKKMELSALKKQGLLTPARKPLVEVVGRAWRCPERRCTLYSVRSGGRVMLPRMRRGVPTCELHGTPLLDDGVRPGTAQVKVVVDAECVARYTLDEGSRTTVGRAPGEADGIALHALLPPVLAARVSRRHVVVSVRGGSVVVRDTSTYGSRIRAAGRHGRLGPWARLRPGSDHPFRPGDEVELAPGLVLTRSGRRFPAELAGSWQSEAARRPLPPGAAEPTRIM